TACGTAGAAGACCATAACCGGGCGGTATGGCTCGTTATGCGAGAGGGAAGGGTAGGGGAAAAATACAATATTGGTGGAGAAAACGAATGGGAAAATATACAGCTTGTTCATGCGCTTATAGATATTGTGGCCGAAGAAACCGGCAAAAGGGCTGAAGACCTGCGGCGCCTTATTACCTTTGTAAAAGATCGCCCTGGCCATGATCGGCGCTATGCCATTGATTGCAGTAAAATTAAGAAAGAATTGGGCTGGCGGCAATCTGTTAATTTCCCGGAAGGATTACGCCACACCGTTCGATGGTACCTGACCCATCAATCATGGATACAACACGTCCGTTCCGGTGAATACCGCCATTGGATAGAAAAAAATTATAGTAATCGCTAGATCATTTAGTTAAGGAAAGAAAGGATACACCGTAGTGAATAGTAAACTGTTTTTGTTACTGGGAACGCTTCTAATCATTGATGCAGGATACGCTATTCCTCCCCTTAAGATTAAAGCGGGAAAGCCCGAAATAGTCTCAAAAATTCAAGAGGGAGAGATGTTTATTCGTCCCTTACCGGCTATTCGTGATAGTATGTTCGATTTTAGCCAGCGGCCTCTGAACGAAATGGAAGAACTTTTTAAAAATATGAATCCTAATTTCCTTGCCGAAGCAGTGTATATACTTCCTGTTAGACCTGGTTTGGAACAAAAATTGAAAGACGCTATTGTACGTAAATTAAAAGAAGTGTCGTATCTTGATTCAATTCCCTATTATAGTAAACGGAATAAGACCACCCAACCACTTTTTCAGGATACGATTATTCTTGATACCCGAACAAATGCTCTTCGGACTACTATTCTGGCCCAACAGAAGATGCTCCCTTTTGAAACAAGTCAATTCACGTATAATTTTATAGAGGACAAAGATTATTTTTTGTTCTATTCGGAAAATAGTAAGCCCCTGGTATATAACAATATTTCAACTGCCGGAGCAGGGGCCATGCGAACAGCCCTGATTATAGAAACCTATGCTGGCTATATTGTGTGTTATGGTATGGGCGGTGCCCGGGCTTTTACATTCTTTGGTTTACTAAACGACCGCCTCGAAACAGCGTTTTTAGGCCGGATAGAAGCGTTCTACCAATGGTTTTTCACCCAGGGGCTTCCGCTTCTTCAAAGTCAATTATAAAACCCTTCTTGGTAAGGAACGGTTTGGAATAATTTGGAATAATAAAAAGGCCGCACTAAGGCGGCCTTTTTTGTTTTCCCTTAAGGGGGCCAGCTTTTTATTTCTTACCGTTACTATTGCTACTACTCTGGCCGTTATATTTGCGGAGATTATTCAGCACCTCCCGGGCACGGGCTTGTACCGGACGGATGTAGGGTCCCTCGGCGATACGAATGATAGCCCTGATAGCGGAGGGATCTTTTAAGCCTCCATTAGCTTCGGCAATTTTTTCGTAGGCGTCTACCGCCGCTAAAGCAAGTAGATTATCGGGATTCAAAATATCAAAACGAGTAACCACCCAGGCAATAGCAGCGGTGGTGTCTTCGTCTCCCGCATCCTTAATTCGGGAAAGGCTTTTAATGGTTTCTACCAAGACCATTGGCTCCGCTTCTGCAACCAGAAGCTTTTTAAGGGTGTTTTTGGCTTCCGGCGTTCCCAGGTCTCCTAAATATTGGGCCGCCTTTGCTCGCACATCGGGGAAGTTATTGGTAATCCGGCCATTCAATCCTCCCTCGCGAGAGATGTTTACAATCCCTTCCAACGCAAGATATTCCAGGGCCTTCTGAATCTCTGGCCCGGTTCTTCCTGCCTTAATAGCATCCCCAATATATTCCAAGGCTACGAGCTTCATGTCCCGGCTTTCGGCCCGGCTTTGTTCTCGGATCACCATGAGTTCTACCGATTCCTGAAGGTAGGACTCTTCCACCGACAACTCTTTCTGATCTGTGGTTTTCTGTTGCGCTATGACAGCAGCGTTCATGCTACTCACTAACGCTACTACTACTAACACTACCTTTTTCATGCTGCCTCCCCGGGATTCTCCTTTACTCATTGCCATATGCATTCTTCCTTTTTGTCTATTATACTGGATCAATTGATTATTTTCCATTGTCCATCCCGTTTTTCAAGATCATACAGTCGTAGTCGTTGCCCTTTCGGGGTAACCGTATACGCCTTTACCCGCTTCTGGCCAATAAACTCAATATCATCGACCCGATCATTGGCTCGAGATGGTACTACTACATATATAAAGTAATCCTGCAAAGTGCGCAAGACGATTTTTTCGTTTTTTAATCGGGCCGACTCGGAAACCTGGGCAAGAAAGTCGGGATCACTCAAGCTATCCCGATAAACGGGACTAAGGTAAGAGACCCAACTATTAAAATCTTTATTTCGAATAATATAGTTTAAGCGTTCGATAAGCTGTTGGACTTCGATTTTTGTGGTATCGTATTCTTCTTTGGTGACTGTCCTGGGATCAAAGGGTTCTTCTTTTACCTCCGGAGGCGCTGATGTAGAGGGAGGAGATGGTGAGACAACCGCTTCTGTACTGTTCTGTACTGGTTCCTGCACTGTATTTTGTTCCGCCGGTATGTGCTGGCATGAGAGAACAATAGCTATCCCCAGCCCAGTCAAAAGCCCTAGTTGCAAAGTGTATTTCATGGGTTCACACTCCCGTGGTATTCTTCTCTATAGTACCGCTAACTTTTCTATTAGTCAAACTGTTTATAAAGGTTGGGGGGTAAGACAAGGTCTGGGAAAGAACGGACGCCCTGTGCTGGCCGATGGAAGACCTCATCGGTACTCATAAACCTCAGACTTTGCCGTAGGGGAGGGCCCACCAAATATCGGCCTTGACCATTCGATTGCTCTGGAGTATGCTCCAGCATCATGTTACGGGCAGGTTTCCCAGGATCCTTTGATCCTCCCACCTACGGACATCTTGATGTGATTCGGCGGGCTGCAAAAATTTTTGATGAACTCACGGTGATAATTGCGGTAAACCGGGAAAAACGGTACCTCTTTTCGCCGGAAGAACGGCGCTATATGATTGAACAATTAGTCCGAGATGTCCCCAATGTTCGGGTAGATCTCTGTGATACCCTTATTGTGCAGTACCTACGGGAACACCAGATCCCCGTAATGATTCGGGGTGTGCGGGGAGTGGCTGACTTCTCCTACGAATTTGATATTTCCATGATTAATAAGGGATTAGATCCTGAAATCGAGACCCTGTTTCTCACTACCGATCCCCGTTATTTCGTGGTTCGCTCATCGGTTATTAAAGAACTTGCCTCTTTTGGTGGGGATGTCTCAGCCATGGTCCCCCCCCTGGTTGCAGAAATGTTAAAAAATAAGTATGATAGATCGGCGGAAAAGGCTTGACAATTTACGACAAACTCTGTAGATTGTGTCAAACTCCGACGACATTACCTAAGTGAAGTGAGGTTTTTACTATGGCAGTTCCAAGAGGGAAAACATCCAAGGCTCGAACTCGGCGTCGGCGGGCAATAAACATGAAACTGGTGGCACCAACCCTGATCGAGTGCCCCACCTGCGGGAACCGGGTGCAGCTCCATCGGGTATGTCCCCGCTGTGGTTTCTACCGGGGGCGACAGGTGATCATACCCCAGTCAAAATCCTAAGGCGAAAGGAGATAGGAGAATGGATGAATTATTCGAGAAGATGAAAAAAATCATCGCGGAAAAGCTGGAAATTGATGAATCCAAGATCACCATGGACGCATCCTTCCGGCAGGACCTCGGTGCAGATAGCCTGGATACCTATGAGTTGGTCTATGCTATCGAAGAAGAAATGGGGATCTCTATCCCGGATGAAAAAGCCAACGAATTCGAAACCGTTAAGGATGCCTACGAATTTATTAAATCTCAGCAAAAATAAGCTTCCTTCTCTTCCTCCCGTCGATGGAGATCGACGGAAGGTATTGCAGGATTTTCTGCGACGGGCAAACCTAAGGTTCAGAAGTCTAGAGCTTCTGAACCTTTCGTTTATTCATCGCTCTGCCACCAACGAACTTCCCATCAAAGTGAATAATGAACGTCTCGAATTCCTTGGTGATGCGGTCATTGGGTTAATTACGGCCAGTATCCTATATGAGCGGCTCCCCGAGAAGCCGGAGGGAGAACTGGCGAAAATAAAGAGTGTGGTAGTCTCTGAGGATATCCTTTCAGGGCGAGCCCGGGAATTAGGAATCGATTCGCTTCTTATTCTAGGCAAAGGAGAAGAACTCTCAGGGGGAAGAACCAAAAAAGCACTCCTGGCTGATGCCCTTGAAGCCTTAGTAGGGGCTATCTACCTTGATGGGGGCTTTACGCATACCTTTGAGTTCGTCGGCCCCTTTATTCAGGAAGAAATTGAACAGGTCTTGTCCCAACGGCATCACCAGGATTATAAGACCCTCCTTCAGGAATGGTGTCAGCATTGGTATCGCTCCTATCCGCAGTATCGGCTGGTAAAAAAAACCGGCCCCGATCACGATAGGTTATTCTGGGTAGAAGTACAGGTCCAGGAAAAAGTGTATGGCCCTGCCACAGGAAAAAACAAAAAAGAAGCCGAACAGGCCGCCGCTCGCCTGGCCTATACGGACCTTACAAAAGGTGAAGCCAATACATAGGGCTGTGTTTTTAACCAAAACCGCCTATCGGATATACGATTTTTTCTTTTTTGCAACGACAGGGATGTCCCACAAGGGAACAATAAAGAGAGACCCGGACTGTCCCCCGGCATGACTCGTGGGTGTTTTTGCCCCTTATGGGAGCGGCGTATACTTTCTTGACAGATTCCGGCGTGGGCCGAAGACTAGGACCGCAGTTTTTCGTACAACCGAAGGGCTATCTCGCTGAGCCGTTCCCTGGTATTTTCTTGGGGGTCGTCCAGAACAGTCTGGAGTAACTCCGTAAGAATCCTTCCCATGATAGGCCCCCGGGGAATGCCCAGGGCAGCCAGATCTTCTCCGTTAATAGCGAGATCTTTAAGGGATAAGGCCGAATTTTCCCTCAGGATGGCTTCGATACGTTCCTGGAGTTCTCGGTTGTAATCCGGTGGCGGCTCGATTCCTGTGGTTGCCCAGGCATCGGCCCGACGAAGATCGAGCATGTCTTCCATGGCTTCTACGCCCACCCGGGCAAGCAAACGGCGCACCGCCGCATCGGTCCAGGAACTTTCATAATAAAACATATGATGACTAATCAGGTGGCAGACCGCCTCTATAAAAGTATTGGGGTATCGGAGGCGTGTTAAGAGCTCCCGGGAAAGGCGGGCCGATTCCCGTTCGTGCTGATAAAAGGTCCAGGTCCCTTCGGAATTTTTTTGACGGACCAGGGGTTTACCGATATCATGGAGAAGGGCCGCCATTCGTACTACCGGCTTGTGGCGGGGCGCCACATCACAGGCCAGAAGACTATGATCGAGCACATCGAAGCGATGAAAGCCCCGCTGTTCCACACCGCGACAGCGGGAGAGTTCAGGCAAAAGCAGTTCCAGGAGCCCCGTTTGTTCCATAAGCTGGAAGGCAATGGATGGCTGGCGACTTGCAAGAATTCGGTCCAGTTCTTCCCGGATCCGCTCTTTTGCAACCCCCGCGGTGACCGACAGGGCCCGCGGAATCGCCGCAAGGGTAGCTTCCTCTACATGAAATTCGAGCTGGGCCGCAAAACGGAGGGCCCGGAGGGGACGCAGACCATCTTCTGTAAACCGCTTGAGGGGATCCCCTACACAGCGGATAATGTTCCGGCGAATATCCTCTTGCCCGTTAAAGGGGTCCACCAGGGGACCCCGGGGAAGCTGATAAGCCATGGCATTCATGGTAAAGTCCCGGCGAGAGAGGTCTTCTTCAATGGTAGGAACATACTGAACCGTGTCAGGATGTCGGCCATCGGAATAGTCCGATTCAATCCGGAAGGTGGTTGTTTCTATTTCAAGCCCCTTGTGATGGATCGTAACCGTCCCATGTTTAATACCCGTGGGAATAACCCGTCGAAAAAGACGTAGCACCGCTTCAGGCCGGGCATCGGTGGCAATATCCCAATCTTTTGCAGGGACACCCCGGACAAGGTCCCGGACCGCTCCCCCCACAAGGTAGGCCTTAAAGCCGTGCTGTTGCAAAATTGTAGCCACTTCAGTAAGTTGATAGGGAACACGAAACCTCATGGGAAGCACTATAGCCAGTCAGCGGCCTTTGGGAAAGGGGATCGCCGCATCTATACCTATGGGGTATCTATACCTATGGGATTCCCGGGTAGGATATAACCAGGGGCAAGGGGCCCCGAAGGGATAAAAGGGGACTTCGGTTCCTCGAAGCCCTTTAGGAATTCATGGATAAGGAAACGGCATGAAAACCCTCGTATGTATCGGAGGCCAGGGGCCAACACAAGCATGGTGCGCCCCTTTTATTCAGGGAGCCAGCCTCATCATTGCGGCCGATTCGGGGCTGAGTACCGCCCTTTCCCTGGGACTTTCTCCGCACTGGATCATCGGCGATATGGATTCGCTTCAGGACAAACACCTCCTCTCGTCTTTTCCAACGGATCGGATCTTGCGTTATCCTCCCGATAAGGACTACACGGATACGGAACTTGCCTGCATGTTTGCCTGGGACCAGGGAGCAGAAGAACTCATCCTCTTGGGGGGCGGGGAAGGGCGAACCGATCACAGTCTAGCTCTCATTTCGCTTTTTGAACGCCCCCGCTATCCCGATCTCTGGATTACCGGCCAGGAACTAATTTTCATAGGAGATGGGGCAAACCCCCGTTATTCCTCGCTCTCCCTCTCTTTTGCCGAAAATACCCTGGTCTCGGTGTTTCCCCTGGGGGTGGGCCCCTGGCGTATTACAAGTAGGGGGCTCAAGTGGCCCGTGGATGATTATCCGTGGCAACGGGGGCTCTTTGGTATTAGTAACCGTATTTCCCAATCTCCGGCAACCCTCGAGATGAAAGAAGGGCGCTTTTTAATTTTTGTGATCCCTTTGGAAGGGGCTTCTTAGGATATACATTTTTACTCGGTGAACCCGTATGGTTTTAACGGCGTCCATCAGGGGAACTGCGTTTCTTAAAGGCCTTCATGAGTCGCTCTTTGGTGTCCAGGGGATGTTCCACCAGAACCCGCTTGCCCGCAAGCAACTCGGCGATTCCAATCTCCCGGGGATAGCGGGGAATAATGTGGTAATGGAGATGTTCAATAGAGGCCCCCGCGCTGAGCCCCATATTGCATCCCACGTTAAAGCCTGCGGGATTGTATTCGTCGGTAAGCACATCGAGGGCTATTTTTAGCACTTCCTGGAGTCGCAACCATTCAGGAGGAGAAAGATCTCGAAGATCCGCTATATGTCGATGGGGAAAGACAAGAAGATGTCCCGGATTGTAGGGATACAGATTAAGGCAGACCGTAAAATCCTCCTCCCGATAGACGGTAAGGTCCGTTACGGCCGGATCCCGATCCCGCACCAAACACAAAATACAGCCCTCAGGCCGTTTACCCTTAAGGTAGGCTATCTTTTCAAAATTAAAAAAATACTCCATGGTAGTGATATAATACTTCCGTACCGTGACTTTCGCAAGCAAACGGTAGCATTACGAGAGGAAAAACCATAATGCCCCTACGACGATTACCCCGTAAAGAACTCCGTGAGCTATTATTCAAGCGGACATTGATTGTTATCCTTGTGTACAACACCTTACTGTTTTTCTTGTATTGGGTAGGCAATTTTCAATCCTTTCTTGATAGCACCCAGCGGATGATACTCCAACTCCTTACCTGGACCGGGGCGTTTCAGAGTTCCTTTTCTTTTCTTCTGGGTATCGGCATAATAGGCCACCTGTTGACCCCTTCTCATGGGGGTCCCCTTTCTCCACACCGCATTTCCTGGTATAAAAAGCTGGGGGCCGTGCTTGTTTCTTTTCTTCTGGGAATAGGGTACGCCTTTTTTAGTCAAATGATTCTGCATCTGATGGGAGGTATATAGTGGAACAACGACTCTATGGAATTCGCGGAGCAACCGGTTGTATTAACACGGTGGATGATATAGAAGCGCAGGTCCGTGCCCTCTACGATGGGTTACTCTCCCTAAATAAGTTACCAGAAAGTGATATCGTCAGTATCTTTTTTACTATGACGGCGGACCTTACCGCCTGTAATCCCGCGGCGGCCCTCAGAAAGCAGGGGAGGGCCCAACAGTGTGCCCTTTTTGTCTGTCAGGAGCCCCATACCGATGGGGCACTTCCGGGTATCATCCGAATTCTTATTCATGGATATTTACCGGTGGGAAGCAACGTACAACATCTGTATCGGAATGGAGCAGAGGCGCTGCGTCCTGATTGGGCCGGTACCTCCGGAAGAGAAGGAATTTTTTTTATCAACAGTGATGGAAAGGACCCCTAAAACTATTGACCAAATTCCTGTCTTCCGCTATAGTACTGCTCGTTGGATACGCCATCTTAGCTCAGTTGGCTAGAGCGCGTGACTTGTAATCTCGAGGTCCCCGGTTCGATTCCGGGAGATGGCTGTAGAGCAAGCCAGGATGGCGATGTAGATTGGGGAGATTCCCGAGCGGTCAAAGGGGGCAGACTGTAAATCTGTTGGCTCAGCCTTCGAAGGTTCGAATCCTTCTCTCCCCAGAGTGGGGCTGTAAAACGGGCGGTACGGCGGTTTTACAGCCCCTTTTTGTATTCCCATGTAAACATGTAGCATCATGCTAGGGCGCCGCAAAGGATAGTCTATGGTTACCACCTTTTATGAAAAGGGGCTCTTATTCTCCTGTACCCGCTGTTCTTCCTGCTGTCGCTATGAAAGTGGTTATGTTTTCCTTTCC
The window above is part of the Treponema sp. J25 genome. Proteins encoded here:
- a CDS encoding DUF6675 family protein, with the protein product MNSKLFLLLGTLLIIDAGYAIPPLKIKAGKPEIVSKIQEGEMFIRPLPAIRDSMFDFSQRPLNEMEELFKNMNPNFLAEAVYILPVRPGLEQKLKDAIVRKLKEVSYLDSIPYYSKRNKTTQPLFQDTIILDTRTNALRTTILAQQKMLPFETSQFTYNFIEDKDYFLFYSENSKPLVYNNISTAGAGAMRTALIIETYAGYIVCYGMGGARAFTFFGLLNDRLETAFLGRIEAFYQWFFTQGLPLLQSQL
- a CDS encoding HEAT repeat domain-containing protein translates to MAMSKGESRGGSMKKVVLVVVALVSSMNAAVIAQQKTTDQKELSVEESYLQESVELMVIREQSRAESRDMKLVALEYIGDAIKAGRTGPEIQKALEYLALEGIVNISREGGLNGRITNNFPDVRAKAAQYLGDLGTPEAKNTLKKLLVAEAEPMVLVETIKSLSRIKDAGDEDTTAAIAWVVTRFDILNPDNLLALAAVDAYEKIAEANGGLKDPSAIRAIIRIAEGPYIRPVQARAREVLNNLRKYNGQSSSNSNGKK
- the coaD gene encoding pantetheine-phosphate adenylyltransferase, which codes for MLRAGFPGSFDPPTYGHLDVIRRAAKIFDELTVIIAVNREKRYLFSPEERRYMIEQLVRDVPNVRVDLCDTLIVQYLREHQIPVMIRGVRGVADFSYEFDISMINKGLDPEIETLFLTTDPRYFVVRSSVIKELASFGGDVSAMVPPLVAEMLKNKYDRSAEKA
- the rpmF gene encoding 50S ribosomal protein L32 — encoded protein: MAVPRGKTSKARTRRRRAINMKLVAPTLIECPTCGNRVQLHRVCPRCGFYRGRQVIIPQSKS
- the acpP gene encoding acyl carrier protein, yielding MDELFEKMKKIIAEKLEIDESKITMDASFRQDLGADSLDTYELVYAIEEEMGISIPDEKANEFETVKDAYEFIKSQQK
- the rnc gene encoding ribonuclease III; this translates as MPTNLLNLSKNKLPSLPPVDGDRRKVLQDFLRRANLRFRSLELLNLSFIHRSATNELPIKVNNERLEFLGDAVIGLITASILYERLPEKPEGELAKIKSVVVSEDILSGRARELGIDSLLILGKGEELSGGRTKKALLADALEALVGAIYLDGGFTHTFEFVGPFIQEEIEQVLSQRHHQDYKTLLQEWCQHWYRSYPQYRLVKKTGPDHDRLFWVEVQVQEKVYGPATGKNKKEAEQAAARLAYTDLTKGEANT
- a CDS encoding HD domain-containing protein — encoded protein: MRFRVPYQLTEVATILQQHGFKAYLVGGAVRDLVRGVPAKDWDIATDARPEAVLRLFRRVIPTGIKHGTVTIHHKGLEIETTTFRIESDYSDGRHPDTVQYVPTIEEDLSRRDFTMNAMAYQLPRGPLVDPFNGQEDIRRNIIRCVGDPLKRFTEDGLRPLRALRFAAQLEFHVEEATLAAIPRALSVTAGVAKERIREELDRILASRQPSIAFQLMEQTGLLELLLPELSRCRGVEQRGFHRFDVLDHSLLACDVAPRHKPVVRMAALLHDIGKPLVRQKNSEGTWTFYQHERESARLSRELLTRLRYPNTFIEAVCHLISHHMFYYESSWTDAAVRRLLARVGVEAMEDMLDLRRADAWATTGIEPPPDYNRELQERIEAILRENSALSLKDLAINGEDLAALGIPRGPIMGRILTELLQTVLDDPQENTRERLSEIALRLYEKLRS
- a CDS encoding thiamine diphosphokinase, coding for MKTLVCIGGQGPTQAWCAPFIQGASLIIAADSGLSTALSLGLSPHWIIGDMDSLQDKHLLSSFPTDRILRYPPDKDYTDTELACMFAWDQGAEELILLGGGEGRTDHSLALISLFERPRYPDLWITGQELIFIGDGANPRYSSLSLSFAENTLVSVFPLGVGPWRITSRGLKWPVDDYPWQRGLFGISNRISQSPATLEMKEGRFLIFVIPLEGAS
- a CDS encoding HIT domain-containing protein; this encodes MEYFFNFEKIAYLKGKRPEGCILCLVRDRDPAVTDLTVYREEDFTVCLNLYPYNPGHLLVFPHRHIADLRDLSPPEWLRLQEVLKIALDVLTDEYNPAGFNVGCNMGLSAGASIEHLHYHIIPRYPREIGIAELLAGKRVLVEHPLDTKERLMKAFKKRSSPDGRR
- the aroH gene encoding chorismate mutase, which codes for MEQRLYGIRGATGCINTVDDIEAQVRALYDGLLSLNKLPESDIVSIFFTMTADLTACNPAAALRKQGRAQQCALFVCQEPHTDGALPGIIRILIHGYLPVGSNVQHLYRNGAEALRPDWAGTSGREGIFFINSDGKDP